From one Lycium barbarum isolate Lr01 chromosome 6, ASM1917538v2, whole genome shotgun sequence genomic stretch:
- the LOC132599581 gene encoding WUSCHEL-related homeobox 3-like, whose protein sequence is MPRPRWSPTPQQLMILQDLYRQGLRNPTSSQVQKITGHLSLYGKIQCKNVFYWFQNHKARDRQKLRKEMLHKVQKNHSDNDHFPATQLQLTADNNSSNILDYFPANFPPTVHTLYPHSPSILVHQAEGKDTSSAQMTNNMGNVDLPKQCVIENGMIRTNVKSWVLMMTDMIPNSIPCCSNKPLQTLELFPIKATGIRE, encoded by the exons ATGCCACGACCAAGATGGAGTCCAACACCACAACAGTTGATGATTTTACAAGATTTGTATAGACAAGGGTTGAGGAATCCGACATCCTCTCAAGTACAAAAGATCACAGGTCATCTTTCTCTTTATGGAAAGATTCAATGCAAGAATGTTTTTTATTGGTTTCAAAACCACAAAGCTAGGGACAGGCAAAAGCTCAGAAAAGAGATGCTTCACAAAGTGCAGAAAAACCATAGTGATAATGATCATTTCCCTGCTACTCAACTTCAACTCACAGCCGACAACAATAGTAGCAATATTCTTGATTATTTCCCTGCTAATTTTCCTCCTACTGTTCATACACTTTATCCTCACTCCCCTTCCATATTGGTTCATCAG GCTGAAGGAAAAGACACATCATCAGCTCAAATGACGAACAACATGGGGAATGTGGATCTTCCAAAGCAGTGCGTCATAGAGAATGGCATGATAAGAACAAATGTTAAAAGTTGGGTATTGATGATGACAGACATGATCCCTAATTCTATTCCCTGTTGCAGTAACAAGccccttcaaaccctagaacttTTCCCCATCAAAGCTACTGGCATTAGGGAGTAG